Proteins encoded within one genomic window of Macrobrachium nipponense isolate FS-2020 chromosome 8, ASM1510439v2, whole genome shotgun sequence:
- the LOC135223351 gene encoding basic proline-rich protein-like, which yields MSWFPLPVPGHAVGLARPSGTPRIPGTRGGPRPPVQGHPHPGHAGASPARQDTDGHRPANPRTHAAGLARRPREPGWPARLFPGQRAGAAFARPSTWTRAGLAWPFTGTPRPRPLPAVPGHPTVGLARPYPGRPTAAWALPARPGTPGWPCPPVPGHAAGLARRIRDTPGRASPAPSLGPRQPRPARPGTRPRQPRARPPVPVHLRLRACHARPVPWHTWRASPARPRCMRRASPARPGTRGGPRPPVPGHAAPRPPVPGHAAGLARPSPDMQRASPTRPGRCGGPRPPVRDTWRASPVPPPVLGHPAGLAARPGTRGGRRPSRGTRRASPTPSRGTRRAAPARPGARGGPHTARPGARGGPRPPVPGHAAGLARPSRGSGGQGLARQSLDARRASPARPSRDTWRASPARPSRARRRPRPPVPRTRGGPHPPVPGHLAGLAPARPRACGRPSPARPDGRGGLARPYQGMPGRASPAHPGTRGRPSPPVPYTRRASPARPGAARRASPARPSWDTRRASPARPSWDTRRPRQPVPGHAGRASPAPSRGPRPGPLAARSRGTRRACPAQSLDPFWGFPPFTPRGGLARPGPSRDTPAGLARPPVQGTRRPRPPTRSRDTRRPRPTHPGTMRPRDLPPTPVPGARGGPRPPAHPGTAGLARPAISREPRGGPRPPTLGPGLLAPPSPSPWDIAACLGPPGPFPDNRSQNAAALAHSSRDNNAAGLAHPSRDDCWRPSPPVPDTRRTSPAHPRTCGGPPAPTRPGRRGGPRPHPSRDTRRASPARPGTPGGPHLPVPVHPGGPRPPVPGQRGGPRLSVPGHPGGGLARPSRDTRRASPAQSPDMRRASPTVPGHAADSGAPPVPGRGGPARPSRDTAAGPRPPVQGGGTRRASPARPGATLEGLARPSPGHAAGPRPPVPGHAAGLAARPGHAAGLACQSRDARRASPARPG from the exons ATGTCTTGGTTTCCtttgcccgtcccgggacacgcggtgggccttgcccgcccgtccgggacacCCCGCATCCCTGGGACAcgcggcgggcctcgcccgcccgtccagggacaccCGCATCCCGGACACGCgggggcctcgcccgcccgccaGGACACCGACGGGCATCGGCCCGCCAATCCCAGGACCCACgcggcgggccttgcccgccgtCCCCGGGAACCCGGCTGGCCTGCCCGCCTTTTCCCGGGGCAACGGGCCGGCGCGGCCTTTGCCCGCCCATCCACGTGGACACGCGCGGGCCTCGCCTGGCCGTTCACGGGGACACCCAGGCCCAGGCCtctgcccgccgtcccgggacacccgacggtgggcctcgcccgcccatacCCAGGACGTCCCACAGCGGcgtgggccttgcccgcccgtcccgggacacccggctggccttgcccgcctgtcccggggcacgcggcgggccttgcccgccgcATCCGGGACACGCCGgggcgggcctcgcctgccccGTCACTGGGACCACGGCAGCctcggcccgcccgtcccgggacacggcCCCGGCAGCCTcgggcccgcccgcccgtcccggtacACCTACGGCTTCGGGCCTGTCACGCCCGCCCGGTCCCGTGGCACACCTGGCGggcatcgcccgcccgtcccaggtgcatgcggcgggcctcgcccgcccgtcccgggacacgcggcgggcctcgcccgcccgtcccagggcaTGCGgcgcctcgcccgcccgtcccgggacacgcggcgggcctcgcccgcccatccccggACATgcagcgggcctcgcccacccgtcccgggagatgcggcgggcctcgcccgcccgtccgggacacctggcgggcctcgcccgtccccccgcccgtcctgggacacccaGCGGGCctcgccgcccgtcccgggacacgcggcgggcgccgcccgtcccggggcacgcggcgggcctcgcccacacCGTCCCGGGGCACGCGGCGGGCCGCGCCAGCCCGTCCCGGGGCACGCGGCGGGCCTCACACCGCCCGTCCCGGGGCAcgcggcgggcctcgcccgcccgtcccggggcacgcggcgggcctcgcccgcccgtcccggggtaGCGGCGGGCAGGGCCTCGCCCGTCAGTCCCTGGACGcgcggcgggcctcgcccgcccgcccatcccgggacacgtggcgggcctcgcccgcccgcccgtcccgggcacGGCGgcggcctcgcccgcccgtcccaaggacacgtggcgggcctcacccgcccgtcccgggacacctggcgggcctcgcccccgcccgtcccagggCATGCGGCAggccctcgcccgcccgtcccgacgGACGCGGCGGCCTCGCCCGCCCGTACCAGGGCATGCccgggcgggcctcgcccgcccatcccgggacacgcgGCAGGCCCTCGCCGCCAGTCCCGTACAcgcggcgggcctcgcccgcccgtcccggggcagcgcggcgggcctcgcccgcccgcccatcctgggacacgcggcgggcctcgcccgcccgcccatcctgggacacgcgGCGGCCGCGCCAGCCTGTCCCGGGGCACGCGGGccgggcctcgcccgccccgtcccgggggCCGCGGCCCGGGCCCCTCGCCGCCCGCTCCCGGGGCACGCGGCGGGCCTGCCCCGCCCAGTCCCTGGACCCTTTTTGGGGCTTTCCCCCTTTCACTCCGCGCGGCGGCCTCGCCCGGCCcggcccatcccgggacacgcctgcgggcctcgcccgcccgccaGTCCAGGGAACGCGGCGGCCTCGCCCGCCCACCCGGTCAAGGGACACGCGGCGGCCTcggcccacccatcccgggaccatGCGGCCCCGGGACCTCCCGCCCACGCCCGTTCCCGGGGCAcgcggcgggcctcgcccgcccgcccatcccgggacagcgggcctcgcccgccccgCCATTTCCCGGGAACCAcgcggcgggcctcgcccgcccaccCT CGGCCCTGGCCTCCTTGCCCCGCCCTCCCCGTCTCCGTGGGACATCGCGGCGTGCCTTGGCCCTCCTGGGCCCTTCCCGGACAATAGATCCCAAAACGCGGCTGCCCTCGCCCACTCATCCCGGGACAACAATGCGGCGGgccttgcccacccgtcccgggacgacTGCTGGCGTCCTTCCCCGCCAGTCCCGGACACGCGGCggacctcgcccgcccatccccggACATGCGGCGGGCCTCCggcgcccacccgtcccgggagacgcggcgggcctcgcccgcatCCATCCCGGGACACGCGGCGGgcttcgcccgcccgtcccgggacacctggcgggcctcaccTGCCCGTCCCGGTACaccctggcgggcctcgcccgcccgtcccagggcaACGCGGCGGACCTCGCCTGTCCGTCCCGGGACACCCGGGCgggggcctcgcccgcccgtcccgggacacgcggcgggcctcgcccgcccaatCCCCGGACAtgcggcgggcctcgcccaccgtCCCGGGACACGCGGCGGACAGCGGCGcgccccccgtcccgggacgcggcgggcccgcccgcccgtcccgggacactgcggcggggcctcgcccgcccgtccagggGGGGGGCACGCGGCGGGcctcccccgcccgtcccggggcaaCGCTggagggcctcgcccgcccgtccccggggcACGCGGCGGGTCctcgcccgccagtcccgggGCACGCGGCGGGCCTCGCCGCCCGTCCGGGGCACgcggcgggcctcgcctgccAGTCCCGGGACGcgcggcgggcctcgcccgcccgtcccggctAA